In Scheffersomyces stipitis CBS 6054 chromosome 8, complete sequence, one DNA window encodes the following:
- a CDS encoding predicted protein: protein MDTLSSHIESNVREASFRKLLSSHSSIYNVLNNPDLDVSPSFSRTQSPLLLTPELPDPSFSITSWQSISNDSKRNENDESGKRRPTSSILSVTTEEDDTTKDSTVLISTPKPSNVMVFETDEEDNDDDRNHVNPPNSFIMPKMSISERPNIHDYSGRSSRFQVTLLSSYGSYKVDTNYLVKSIERELSCDCIGIRHVNLDIHNDYRSSSFSRFDKSLVKNSDLIFVVNDGSSVFLEYLTSVFGGDVQLDEDSMEALPKLTIINMMTVNYFVNLFELINYLKPYQIWKTSSLKQEKLVNKVKDFIEIELNQSDHFESNKVATKDTNLSLVVSNVGRSQTMYSNLISHKRADYKGIEKKFKTDLQGSSSFSDPLSISSNFAHINILYSILMKLFSTSQLSQNIVAVDKSTPKSSRFWLICSFTVGIGFGIGIASGATSVVGLYIYEKFLQFSPGQTQQCIPVSSPATKPIVDTVVDLSKEFQGSMFQFYNEVSTDLIGELRSFSTLYVSYLRSAGDIVIDCIRGGLEKVVGLVVYTNC from the exons ATGGATACCCTTAGTTCCCATATTGAGAGCAACGTCAGAGAA GCTTCGTTCCGCAAGTTACTCTCTTCCCATCTGTCCATCTACAACGTGTTGAACAATCCCGACTTAGACGTCTCCCCTAGCTTCAGCAGGACACAAAGCCCGTTGTTATTAACGCCTGAGTTGCCTGACCCGTCGTTCTCCATCACGCTGTGGCAGTCTATAAGCAATGACTCT AAGCGAAACGAAAACGATGAATCCGGCAAAAGGAGACCCACTTCTTCCATCTTGTCGGTTACAACTGAAGAGGACGACACAACGAAAGACTCAACAGTGTTGATCTCGACACCAAAGCCGTCTAACGTTATGGTCTTCGAGACAGACGAGGAAGACAACGACGATGACCGTAACCATGTTAATCCTCCGAATTCATTTATCATGCCGAAGATGAGCATTTCGGAAAGACCTAATATTCATGACTATAGTGGCAGAAGCTCGCGATTTCAGGTCACGCTTCTTAGCTCCTATGGTTCGTACAAGGTGGATACCAACTACTTGGTCAAGAGCATAGAGCGTGAATTGAGTTGTGATTGCATCGGCATTCGCCATGTAAATTTAGATATCCACAATGATTACAGATCCTCTAGTTTCCTGCGATTTGACAAATCGTTGGTCAAGAATTCCGATTTGATATTTGTGGTTAACGATGGCTCTTCCGTGTTTCTCGAATATTTGACTAGCGTCTTTGGTGGAGACGTGCAATTAGACGAGGACTCTATGGAAGCTTTGCCGAAACTCACAATCATCAACATGATGACAGTCAACTACTTTGTCAACTTGTTTGAGTTGATAAATTACTTAAAACCCTACCAAATCTGGAAGACTTCATCTTTAAAACAGGAGAAATTGGTCAATAAAGTTAAAGACTTCATCGAAATCGAGTTGAACCAACTGGACCATTTTGAATCCAATAAGGTTGCTACAAAGGATACAAATTTGTCATTGGTTGTCTCGAATGTCGGCAGATCACAAACTATGTATTCCAATTTAATTCTGCACAAGAGAGCCGACTACAAGGGcatagagaagaaattcaaaactGATCTTCAGGGTTCATCTAGTTTTAGCGATCCGTTGctgatttcttccaactttgcCCATATTAACATCTTGTATTCaatcttgatgaaattaTTTTCGACTTCACAATTGAGTCAAAACATCGTTGCTGTTGATAAGTCAACTCCCAAATCCTCGCGATTTTGGTTGATTTGTAGTTTCACAGTAGGTATTGGCTTTGGTATTGGTATCGCAAGCGGTGCCACTTCCGTTGTTGGGTTATACATATATgagaagtttcttcagtttAGCCCTGGCCAAACACAGCAATGTATTCCAGTTTCATCTCCTGCAACTAAACCAATTGTGGATACCGTCGTTGATTTATCGAAGGAGTTTCAAGGTTCTATGTTCCAGTTTTACAATGAAGTTTCGACTGACTTAATTGGAGAGCTCAGATCATTTTCAACGTTATATGTTAGTTATTTAAGGTCCGCTGGTGATATTGTTATTGATTGTATTAGAGGAGGATTAGAGAAAGTTGTTGGTCTTGTTGTGTACACTAATTGCTGA